A single genomic interval of Amblyomma americanum isolate KBUSLIRL-KWMA chromosome 11, ASM5285725v1, whole genome shotgun sequence harbors:
- the LOC144110373 gene encoding ubiquitin-conjugating enzyme E2 Z-like — MATGQGGFGNSQGPPESDGESRDPPKFTRDDSCSPRIMRVKKDIADFFADPPPGIYIHPDETDVTKVHALMVGSETTPFEGGFFRLYIAFPTDYPMSPPTVTFLTTDAGRVSFNPHIYATGHICLNILGTNGQSWSPAQSLSSVLISVLSLLNENTGVKNNQEATSTYRTFLLHETIRVAVCDAVEDCLKDNSSFPAAFKDVVLKKFEDYYSKHEGEVKAHLGLTGTPMPYSGRPYQFETLLTRLLDLKERVAKKRAEDAAAVAAAAASFSF; from the coding sequence ATGGCGACCGGACAAGGTGGTTTCGGAAATTCGCAGGGCCCTCCTGAGTCGGACGGCGAATCGCGGGACCCTCCCAAATTCACGCGAGACGATTCGTGCTCGCCCAGGATTATGAGAGTGAAGAAGGACATCGCCGATTTCTTCGCCGACCCGCCTCCAGGGATCTACATTCATCCCGACGAGACGGACGTCACTAAAGTCCACGCCCTCATGGTAGGCTCTGAGACAACGCCTTTTGAAGGGGGCTTTTTTCGCCTTTACATTGCTTTCCCTACCGACTACCCGATGAGCCCTCCGACTGTTACCTTCCTGACGACGGACGCTGGAAGAGTAAGCTTCAACCCACACATATACGCCACTGGGCACATCTGCCTGAATATACTCGGCACTAATGGACAGTCCTGGAGTCCCGCTCAGTCCTTGAGCAGCGTGCTCATCTCCGTCCTCTCGCTGCTGAATGAGAACACGGGCGTAAAAAATAACCAAGAAGCCACCAGCACCTACAGGACCTTCTTGCTGCATGAGACCATCCGGGTGGCCGTGTGTGACGCTGTAGAAGACTGCCTCAAAGACAACTCGTCCTTTCCGGCGGCATTCAAGGACGTCGTCCTGAAGAAGTTTGAAGACTATTACAGCAAACATGAGGGCGAGGTGAAGGCACACCTGGGCCTCACGGGTACCCCAATGCCGTATTCAGGAAGGCCGTACCAGTTCGAGACTCTGCTAACAAGGCTTCTGGATCTAAAGGAGCGAGTCGCAAAGAAGAGGGCAGAGGAtgccgctgccgttgctgctgctgctgctagcttcAGCTTCTGA